CACACGGGGGAAGGGTTGGATTAAATGATAGCGTGGGAGAAATCATAAGTAGAAAGTTTTGGATTCAAAATCTTTCACTTACCAAAAGAAGAAAGTGCGAAAAAAATTGCACAATTTACTACCTTTCGATCTTCTGTAACATCTTATAGTAGGATTTAATCTTTGTACGGAGGAGACAGTCATGATAATAATCATTAGAATttgtaagcaagtacaatgaagAATATTCTTGTGTTCATTAATTCCAATTCTTACCTAATATTTGGACGTACGGTCCCTGTCAGGATGAATCAGGGCCTATTTATGTAGAATGGTGCTTAATATACATTAGTTTCAGGAGCATCATAATGTTTCCTAGCCTGTAAAGCAtgccattttattttgttttagtttttgcAGATTCTGGATATATACCTCGAGTTTATACTTTAATTTGAacaaattattgaagaacatccATTGAAGTTCGATTTTAATTGTTAGTTTACCAACttatttaatttgatttctCCATGTTAGGCGTCTCATTTGATCTTAGTGCTCATGTTTTCTTCTGAATTTGTGATCGCAGGTGGTGAACTTACAAGCAGAGCTGTCTTACTTGCAAGGCCACCTAGCAACCCTAGAGcttcctccaccaccaccaccatcgGCACAGCCTCAACCAATCATTGCACCGCCTTCGCTCACCATAGCAGACCTGCCGACGGGTTCATCATCAGCACCAGCAACGTATGACTTGTCGTCACTTTTTGACCCAGTGGTGCAACCGCCGTGGACAATGCAGCAGCCACGCCAGATGGATTCTCATCAGTTTGGTGCTGCAAGAGCTCCGGCCGAGGCATCATCATCAGCCGGCACCGGTGATCTTCAAGAATTGGCCCGGGAACTGCTGCATAGACATCGGACGTCCTCCACAGTGCCATGCAATGAAGTACTACCTTTGCCACCCCACTCAAAATGAGACTCTGACCTTATTGACTAGTAGCATTAGGTTTTTGCATTATGGTCCCCCGGTTAAATTCGTCCTAAAGGCAATTTAACtatgattttttcttttaatacaAAGGCAAGTAATTTCTATGGTTAATCtacttattttatattattttctgTTCATACTTCATAGTATTGTTTTGGCTCGAATTTAATTCAAATTTAGTGTATACATGCTTTTGTAGATCATACTACTATGAATTTCTTTAGTACTAGTTACAAGTTGATGAATATATATATTGTGGATGCAAACTTAGCtagctgtccgaaatttttcatataaaatagGACTTGATGGTATGCCATCCGTTGCAGAGAGGATATGAGGCTATTTGCTATGCAGTGGATGGTGTTGGTCtaattaagtggtaaaaatATCAACATtaacaactttttttttcaaagtagGTAGAAGAAGTTTTGATCTAGTGATTAAagttaaaatttcaaaatttagagTTTTAGATTCAAATACGTTAAAGTTTTGAAGGG
This portion of the Coffea arabica cultivar ET-39 chromosome 2e, Coffea Arabica ET-39 HiFi, whole genome shotgun sequence genome encodes:
- the LOC113727935 gene encoding LOB domain-containing protein 30 translates to MSANTSSSASGGAAGSSSGNTGGGPCGACKFLRRKCVAGCIFAPYFDSEQGAAHFAAVHKVFGASNVSKLLLHIPVHKRLDAVVTICYEAQARLRDPVFGCVAHIFALQQQVVNLQAELSYLQGHLATLELPPPPPPSAQPQPIIAPPSLTIADLPTGSSSAPATYDLSSLFDPVVQPPWTMQQPRQMDSHQFGAARAPAEASSSAGTGDLQELARELLHRHRTSSTVPCNEVLPLPPHSK